The following proteins are co-located in the Macaca thibetana thibetana isolate TM-01 chromosome 6, ASM2454274v1, whole genome shotgun sequence genome:
- the CCNB1 gene encoding G2/mitotic-specific cyclin-B1 — protein sequence MALRVTRNSKINAENKAKISMAGAKRVPTAPAATSKPGLRPRTALGDIGNKVSEQLQAKMPMKKEVKPSATGKVIDKKLPKPLEKVPMLVPVPVSEPVPQPEPEPEPEPVKEEKLSPEPILVDTPSPSPMETSECAPAEEDLCQAFSDVILAVNDVDAEDGADPNLCSEYVKDIYAYLRQLEEEQAVRPKYLLGREVTGNMRAILIDWLVQVQMKFRLLQETMYMTVSIIDRFMQNNCVPKKMLQLVGVTAMFIASKYEEMYPPEIGDFAFVTDNTYTKHQIRQMEMKILRALNFGLGRPLPLHFLRRASKIGEVDVEQHTLAKYLMELTMLDYDMVHFPPSQIAAGAFCLALKILDNGEWTPTLQHYLSYTEESLLLVMQHLAKNIVMVNQGLTKHMTVKNKYATSKHAKISTLPQLNSALVQDLAKAVAKV from the exons ATGGCGCTCCGAGTCACCAGG AACTCGAAAATTAATGCTGAAAATAAGGCGAAGATCAGCATGGCAGGCGCAAAGCGCGTTCCTACGGCCCCTGCTGCAACCTCCAAGCCTGGATTGAGGCCAAGAACAGCTCTTGGGGACATTGGTAACAAAGTCAGTGAACAACTGCAGGCCAAAATGCCTATGAAGAAG GAAGTAAAACCTTCAGCTACTGGAAAAGTTATTGATAAAAAACTACCAAAACCTCTTGAAAAGGTACCTATGCTGGTGCCAGTGCCAGTGTCTGAGCCAGTGCCACAGCCAGAACCTGAGCCAGAACCTGAGcctgttaaagaagaaaaactttcgCCTGAGCCTATTTTG GTTGATACTCCCTCTCCAAGCCCAATGGAAACATCTGAATGTGCCCCTGCAGAAGAAGACCTGTGTCAGGCTTTCTCTGATGTAATTCTTGCAGTAAATGATGTGGATGCAGAAGATGGAGCCGATCCAAACCTTTGTAGTGAATATGTGAAAGATATTTATGCTTATCTGAGACAACTTGAG GAAGAGCAAGCAGTCAGACCAAAATACCTACTGGGTCGGGAAGTCACTGGAAACATGAGAGCCATTCTAATTGACTGGCTAGTACAGGTTCAAATGAAATTCAGGTTGTTGCAGGAGACCATGTACATGACTGTCTCCATTATTGATCGGTTCATGCAG AATAATTGTGTGCCCAAGAAGATGCTGCAGCTGGTTGGTGTCACTGCCATGTTCATTGCAAGCAAATATGAAGAAATGTACCCTCCAGAAATTGGTGACTTTGCTTTTGTGACTGACAATACTTACACTAAGCACCAAATCAGACAGATGGAAATGAAGATTCTAAGAGCTTTAAACTTTGGTCTGGGTCGGCCTCTACCTTTGCACTTCCTTCGGAGAGCATCTAAGATTGGAGAG GTTGATGTTGAGCAACATACTTTGGCCAAATACCTGATGGAACTAACTATGTTGGACTATGATATGGTGCACTTTCCTCCTTCTCAAATTGCAGCAGGAGCTTTTTGCTTAGCACTGAAAATTCTGGATAATGGTGAATGG ACACCAACTCTACAGCATTACCTGTCATATACTGAAGAATCTCTTCTTCTGGTTATGCAGCACCTGGCTAAGAATATAGTCATGGTAAATCAAGGACTTACAAAGCACATG ACTGTCAAGAACAAGTATGCCACGTCGAAGCATGCTAAGATCAGCACTCTACCACAGCTGAATTCTGCACTAGTTCAAGATTTAGCCAAGGCTGTGGCAAAGGTGTAA